A portion of the Chryseobacterium tructae genome contains these proteins:
- a CDS encoding DUF6705 family protein, which produces MSRLIKILGIFVVFSCKAQQVYPLKTDYTEIPQNSYLKDTNNELDSFIGNWQGSYNGNSITLFITKETQKFFNENDNKYYKDILSIKYVVKNSSGIVLQNTQNMNFQANQLRHTLYSRWAEDNGNSLLLYYGGTNCGVGWGSVKLKKNSTTQISWEYRPNDMIIDDTKCPPGTDIKIYLPETKDLIFTKQ; this is translated from the coding sequence GTGAGTAGATTAATTAAAATATTAGGAATATTTGTTGTGTTTTCTTGCAAAGCACAACAAGTTTATCCTTTAAAAACAGACTATACAGAGATACCTCAAAACTCATATTTAAAGGATACTAATAATGAACTAGATTCTTTTATAGGAAACTGGCAGGGAAGTTATAATGGGAACTCAATTACTCTTTTCATAACAAAAGAGACCCAAAAATTTTTCAATGAAAATGACAATAAATATTATAAAGATATATTATCAATAAAATATGTTGTAAAAAACTCTTCTGGAATAGTTCTCCAAAATACCCAAAATATGAACTTTCAAGCAAATCAATTAAGACATACCCTCTATAGTCGCTGGGCAGAAGATAATGGAAATAGTCTTTTGTTATATTATGGAGGCACCAATTGTGGTGTAGGATGGGGAAGTGTAAAGTTGAAAAAAAATAGCACCACTCAAATCTCATGGGAGTATCGCCCAAATGATATGATTATTGATGATACTAAATGCCCACCAGGGACGGATATCAAAATTTATTTACCGGAAACGAAGGATTTAATTTTCACCAAGCAATAG
- a CDS encoding DUF6705 family protein — MKNNMNIIQSKIILVMTLIINLMSCKAQTLPLSTSFLDIPNGAYIKDTNNELNPYIGIYKANFNGNEITLFITKQENKIEKSAKKTYYTDALVIKYTVKNSMGNILQSTQNNNLTIGDLHSIDIDPTENKVVFVYAGTNCRIGWGRIILKKISPTQLSWEYRPEDRIIMPGKCPGNPDTTIYLPETKDLIFTKQ, encoded by the coding sequence ATGAAAAATAATATGAATATAATACAGTCAAAAATAATACTAGTAATGACATTAATTATAAACTTAATGTCTTGCAAAGCTCAAACTTTACCCCTTAGTACTTCTTTTCTAGATATCCCTAATGGTGCATATATAAAAGACACTAATAATGAGCTAAATCCATATATCGGAATTTATAAAGCTAATTTTAATGGTAATGAAATTACTTTATTTATTACTAAACAAGAAAATAAAATAGAAAAGAGTGCTAAAAAAACTTATTATACAGATGCTTTAGTAATTAAATACACTGTGAAAAACTCTATGGGGAATATTTTGCAAAGCACTCAAAATAACAACCTTACTATTGGTGATTTACATAGTATTGATATTGATCCCACAGAGAATAAAGTGGTTTTTGTTTATGCAGGAACAAATTGTCGTATTGGTTGGGGAAGAATAATATTAAAAAAAATTAGCCCAACTCAATTATCTTGGGAATATCGTCCAGAAGATAGAATTATAATGCCTGGAAAATGTCCCGGAAATCCTGATACAACAATTTATTTACCAGAGACGAAGGATTTAATTTTTACTAAACAATAG
- a CDS encoding DUF6089 family protein, translating to MNKKLLFSFLAFLGVVSVKAQRNELGVRLGMSSLVGDVGSTSYILQKPLDLNRMSDWGIPFYGGILYRFNFNPHQTVRLDLGYNQIQFSDKAAKEEYRRNRNAYGKNNVYEASLIFEYNFFPVNNEQISMVSPYIFGGIGALMFDAPKANLSHDFRRDPDGVALAPINEMDFKTTTEYSLGKKVTMHIPFGVGLKYKFNHTWAIFAEATFRYTLTDQLDHSKILPEDIKSSFNADILDPATGGSLLQSGNYFAAAKEREGEFIKKRNIGDERSKDWMNTFSLGLTFSFGRPPCYCD from the coding sequence ATGAATAAAAAATTATTGTTTAGCTTCCTCGCCTTCCTTGGAGTGGTGAGTGTTAAAGCACAAAGAAACGAATTGGGGGTTCGTCTAGGCATGAGTAGCCTAGTGGGTGATGTAGGGAGCACAAGTTATATTTTACAAAAGCCGTTGGATTTAAATAGAATGTCGGATTGGGGGATCCCGTTTTATGGAGGAATTTTATATAGATTTAATTTTAACCCGCATCAAACTGTTAGATTGGATTTAGGGTATAATCAGATCCAGTTTAGCGATAAAGCTGCGAAAGAAGAATATAGAAGAAATAGAAATGCATACGGGAAAAATAACGTATACGAAGCAAGTTTAATATTTGAATATAACTTTTTCCCAGTAAATAATGAACAGATAAGTATGGTAAGTCCATATATTTTCGGAGGTATTGGAGCTTTAATGTTTGATGCTCCTAAAGCGAATCTATCACATGATTTCAGAAGAGATCCGGATGGAGTAGCCCTTGCCCCGATCAATGAAATGGACTTTAAAACAACCACTGAATACTCATTAGGAAAAAAAGTTACCATGCATATCCCTTTTGGTGTAGGTTTGAAGTATAAATTTAACCATACTTGGGCTATATTTGCAGAAGCAACCTTTAGATACACTTTGACAGATCAGCTTGATCATAGTAAAATCCTTCCTGAGGATATAAAAAGTTCCTTTAATGCCGATATCTTGGATCCGGCTACAGGAGGCTCTTTATTGCAATCTGGAAATTATTTTGCTGCTGCCAAAGAACGAGAAGGAGAGTTTATTAAAAAGAGAAATATTGGAGATGAAAGATCCAAAGACTGGATGAATACTTTCAGTTTAGGATTAACGTTTTCGTTTGGAAGACCTCCATGTTATTGTGATTAA
- a CDS encoding glycosyltransferase family 4 protein: MKNFELFLSGSGIPIFYVKIGLGFVFSFLITFFSIPTIVKISRRKNLMDEPGIRSSHLRKIPNLGGIAIFYSIGICASIFAYELFDLYKFLFASLIILLYIGVMDDIVVMRAYKKLVAQILVSSLIVIGSDIRIRSLFGILGVYELGYFVSVIFSIVTFIILINAFNLIDGIDGLAGGYSVICSALFGISYYRLGEYNYPLVVLSVVIIGTVLAFLYYNLSNYRTNKVFMGDTGSMLLGFLLAFTSICFIDIFIDKKLADVPKYHLQSAPVVAVAILILPIVDTLNVIFVRLYNKKSPFDADKNHIHHKLLKLNLTHRRSTFYIIVYYLMIVTVAYYLRHMNVNFLLLVIVLLGFMGAYLPDLIYRLRNNKN; the protein is encoded by the coding sequence ATGAAAAACTTTGAATTGTTCTTAAGCGGATCGGGAATACCTATTTTCTACGTAAAAATAGGACTAGGCTTCGTATTTTCCTTTTTAATTACTTTTTTCTCCATACCTACCATTGTAAAAATATCCAGAAGGAAGAACCTTATGGATGAGCCCGGTATCAGAAGTTCACATCTTAGAAAAATTCCGAATCTTGGAGGAATTGCAATCTTTTATTCTATTGGAATATGTGCTTCTATTTTTGCTTATGAGCTGTTTGATCTGTATAAATTCCTATTTGCTTCACTCATTATCCTTTTGTATATAGGAGTAATGGATGATATTGTGGTCATGAGGGCCTATAAAAAGTTGGTGGCTCAAATCCTAGTATCTTCATTAATAGTTATTGGTTCAGATATCAGAATCAGAAGTTTATTTGGGATATTAGGAGTGTATGAATTAGGGTACTTTGTGAGTGTGATATTCAGTATTGTTACTTTTATTATTCTTATCAATGCTTTTAACCTAATTGACGGAATAGATGGTTTAGCTGGTGGATATTCCGTGATCTGTAGCGCTTTATTTGGGATAAGTTATTATAGATTAGGGGAATATAATTACCCCTTAGTTGTTTTGTCTGTAGTTATTATAGGAACCGTTTTGGCATTTTTGTACTATAATTTATCAAATTATAGAACCAATAAAGTCTTCATGGGAGATACAGGATCCATGCTTTTAGGATTTCTGCTAGCCTTTACTTCTATTTGCTTTATCGATATCTTTATTGACAAAAAGCTTGCTGATGTGCCCAAATACCATTTACAATCGGCTCCGGTAGTAGCAGTGGCAATTTTAATCCTCCCTATTGTAGACACACTGAACGTAATATTTGTAAGACTTTACAATAAAAAATCACCTTTTGATGCAGATAAAAATCATATTCATCACAAACTTCTAAAATTAAACCTTACCCATAGAAGATCTACATTTTATATTATTGTATATTATTTAATGATTGTAACGGTAGCCTATTATCTGAGACATATGAATGTGAATTTCTTACTGTTGGTCATTGTTTTATTGGGCTTTATGGGGGCATATTTGCCGGATTTGATATATCGATTAAGAAATAACAAAAATTAA
- a CDS encoding polysaccharide biosynthesis/export family protein yields the protein MMKNFKYLFLILLSFLLTSCITTKDVRYLQPSESLVINEEGLVPYNIPIYRITKNDMLNLNIVTTPKGDAAQFYSAYNTSGGTGGGAMSTVATAGGTGSTMGGNVNFYFNGLKVDNNGDINVFGIGYIKAEGRTVDDIAKEIQTKVNENFQEGKSEVRLNTDGITYYILGDVETTGMSGEKVAHKNTLTITEALAINGGLNRTIDKKEVVIHRKLPEGIKIAKIDLTREDLMNSPYYYIQNGDEIYLNTRRKSLNGFGKDPIQTLLTGVTAITTALTLYTILQRL from the coding sequence ATGATGAAGAACTTTAAGTATTTATTTTTAATATTATTATCTTTTTTACTTACCTCGTGCATCACCACAAAGGATGTAAGATATTTACAGCCGAGTGAAAGCTTAGTAATTAATGAAGAAGGTCTTGTTCCCTACAATATCCCTATCTACAGGATTACCAAAAATGATATGCTTAACCTTAATATCGTGACTACGCCTAAAGGAGATGCAGCCCAGTTTTACTCTGCATACAATACTTCAGGCGGAACAGGTGGTGGAGCAATGAGCACTGTGGCAACTGCAGGTGGTACAGGCTCTACTATGGGAGGAAATGTCAATTTTTATTTTAATGGGTTGAAAGTAGATAACAACGGAGATATTAATGTCTTCGGAATAGGATACATTAAAGCCGAAGGAAGAACGGTTGATGATATAGCAAAAGAAATTCAGACTAAAGTAAACGAAAATTTCCAGGAAGGGAAATCAGAAGTGAGATTAAATACGGATGGGATTACCTATTACATACTTGGAGATGTTGAAACAACAGGGATGTCTGGAGAAAAAGTAGCCCATAAAAATACCCTTACCATTACTGAGGCGTTAGCCATTAACGGTGGATTGAATAGAACAATTGATAAAAAAGAAGTGGTTATCCACAGAAAACTTCCGGAAGGGATCAAGATTGCTAAAATAGACCTTACTCGTGAAGACTTGATGAACTCGCCTTACTATTATATACAGAATGGAGACGAAATTTATCTTAATACCAGAAGAAAAAGCTTGAATGGATTCGGTAAAGATCCTATTCAGACACTACTTACTGGTGTGACAGCGATTACAACAGCATTAACTCTATATACAATCCTACAAAGACTTTAA
- a CDS encoding glycosyltransferase family 2 protein yields MTNAPSRISIIVPVYNVEKYLVKCLDSLVNQTHQDIEILVVDDGSKDNSGEIIKNYAANYPDKIKPFTKENGGLSDARNFGLDRSTGDYIGFVDSDDYVTKIMFEEMLLLAEKYRAEIVICNIQKVDENGQVTQKLTQIPNMPEKIKLEDDFSVFSDISYFACNKLFKKELFDQKRFKKGVHFEDIQLIPQLLLESETIAQTQNFHYQYLERIDSITKTHTEKGLDILKAVQDVESVFSQSRYAHKEKELKNFQIFEGVYSFLAYLAFVKDEKMFYNMADKLSVFIKERQIKIQDILNYSRFGTNYLLSLPVKKKIFYLLFFAGQKKLIRKLI; encoded by the coding sequence ATGACAAACGCTCCCTCAAGAATTTCCATCATTGTTCCCGTTTATAATGTCGAAAAGTATTTGGTAAAATGCCTCGACTCCCTGGTGAATCAGACTCATCAGGATATTGAGATTTTGGTGGTGGATGATGGAAGTAAAGATAATTCCGGGGAGATCATTAAAAATTACGCAGCAAATTATCCTGATAAAATAAAACCTTTTACAAAGGAAAATGGAGGATTAAGTGATGCAAGGAACTTTGGTTTAGATAGATCAACAGGAGATTATATCGGATTTGTAGACAGTGACGATTATGTTACAAAAATCATGTTTGAAGAAATGCTCCTGTTGGCTGAAAAATATAGGGCTGAAATAGTGATCTGTAATATTCAGAAAGTGGACGAAAATGGGCAAGTAACTCAAAAACTAACACAGATTCCTAATATGCCGGAAAAAATAAAACTGGAAGATGACTTCTCCGTTTTTTCGGATATCAGTTATTTTGCTTGCAACAAATTGTTTAAAAAAGAACTTTTTGATCAGAAAAGATTTAAGAAAGGGGTTCATTTTGAAGATATTCAGCTTATTCCACAGTTGTTGCTGGAATCTGAAACGATCGCTCAAACGCAGAATTTTCACTATCAGTACCTTGAACGTATAGATTCTATTACAAAAACTCATACGGAAAAAGGACTTGATATATTAAAAGCAGTACAGGATGTAGAAAGTGTATTTAGCCAATCCAGATATGCTCATAAAGAAAAAGAATTGAAAAACTTTCAAATTTTTGAAGGAGTGTATTCTTTTCTTGCTTATCTGGCTTTTGTAAAAGATGAAAAAATGTTTTACAACATGGCTGATAAACTGTCTGTTTTCATAAAAGAAAGGCAAATAAAAATTCAAGATATATTGAACTATAGTCGTTTTGGTACAAATTATCTTTTATCTTTGCCGGTGAAAAAAAAGATTTTTTATCTGTTATTTTTTGCCGGACAGAAAAAATTGATAAGAAAATTGATATAA
- a CDS encoding EpsG family protein, which produces MSLLHPYYIIAMIYMLFFSVQEVFGNKVEKKWFWFLGIYLMIVAGLRDDVGPDYGSYLGLYIYSDTKSYYSIFMKMLHMEGPEILDVEWLYTLINKIILNIFDAPFYILTFIIAILAITFKVEYTEDNTFYPFTFTLFMFIPGFFIGESGQIRQNLGTFIVYFALRYIKERKLWHYLFFIFLGSGIHSVCYMFLPMYWLARVPLNKVMMLIMIITSVFLSPFEVYRGLGDFLGNMAGDNMLVEGFNGYVGESVERLNGGFGIPEGMMAILTFFLFAFDTKMKELYPYYEYHRNYAVIGICAYFIFRNNPIFSSRLAGAFIGFSYIIIPNAMYVVSKRVKVMIYAFIISLVVFNFVVFSIFNNIKAGRFTIDLYHNHILP; this is translated from the coding sequence ATGAGTTTATTACACCCATATTATATCATTGCCATGATCTATATGCTTTTTTTTAGTGTACAGGAGGTTTTTGGTAATAAGGTAGAAAAGAAATGGTTTTGGTTTTTGGGAATATATCTCATGATTGTTGCGGGTCTTAGAGATGATGTGGGACCGGATTATGGAAGTTATTTGGGGCTTTATATTTATTCTGATACGAAAAGTTATTATAGTATCTTTATGAAGATGCTTCATATGGAAGGGCCTGAAATTCTGGATGTAGAGTGGCTATACACTCTGATCAATAAGATAATACTGAATATTTTTGATGCTCCCTTTTATATTCTGACATTTATTATTGCTATTTTGGCAATCACTTTCAAAGTAGAGTATACTGAGGATAATACTTTTTATCCCTTTACCTTTACTTTATTTATGTTTATTCCAGGCTTTTTCATTGGAGAAAGCGGACAGATCAGACAGAACTTAGGAACCTTTATTGTCTATTTTGCTCTGCGGTATATTAAAGAACGGAAGCTATGGCATTATTTATTTTTTATCTTTTTAGGTTCGGGGATTCATAGTGTATGTTATATGTTCCTGCCCATGTATTGGTTGGCTCGTGTACCGTTGAATAAGGTGATGATGCTGATTATGATTATTACTTCTGTATTTTTATCTCCTTTTGAAGTGTATAGAGGGCTCGGAGATTTTCTAGGGAATATGGCAGGAGATAATATGCTTGTTGAAGGTTTTAACGGGTATGTTGGAGAGAGTGTAGAAAGATTAAATGGTGGATTTGGTATTCCGGAAGGAATGATGGCGATCTTAACTTTCTTCCTGTTTGCTTTCGATACTAAAATGAAAGAACTGTATCCCTATTATGAATACCATAGAAATTATGCGGTGATAGGAATCTGCGCTTACTTTATCTTTAGAAATAATCCTATTTTCTCATCCAGACTTGCGGGAGCCTTTATTGGATTTTCTTATATCATCATTCCTAATGCCATGTATGTAGTCTCTAAAAGAGTAAAGGTAATGATTTATGCTTTTATCATATCGCTAGTAGTGTTCAATTTCGTTGTCTTCTCCATCTTTAATAATATTAAAGCAGGTCGATTTACAATTGATTTATATCATAATCATATTCTTCCATAG
- a CDS encoding DUF6705 family protein: MKSLIIFLGIFVVFSCKAQQVYPLKTDYTEIPQNSYLKDINNELDSFVGNWQGSYNGNSITLFITKETQKFFNENDNKYYKDILSIKYVVKNSSGIVLQNTQNMNFQANQLRHTLYSQWAEDNGNSLLLYYGGTNCGVGWGSVKLKKNSTTQISWEYRPNDMIIDDTKCPPGTDINIYLPETKDLIFTKQ, from the coding sequence GTGAAGAGTTTAATAATATTTTTAGGAATATTTGTTGTGTTTTCTTGCAAAGCACAACAAGTTTATCCTTTAAAAACAGACTATACAGAGATACCTCAAAACTCATATCTAAAGGATATTAATAATGAATTAGATTCTTTTGTAGGAAACTGGCAGGGAAGCTATAATGGGAACTCAATTACTCTTTTCATAACAAAAGAGACCCAAAAATTTTTCAATGAAAATGACAATAAATATTATAAAGATATATTATCAATAAAATATGTTGTAAAAAACTCTTCTGGAATAGTTCTCCAAAATACCCAAAATATGAACTTTCAAGCAAATCAATTAAGACATACCCTCTATAGCCAATGGGCAGAAGATAATGGAAATAGTCTTTTGTTATATTATGGAGGCACCAATTGTGGTGTAGGATGGGGAAGTGTAAAGTTGAAAAAAAATAGCACCACTCAAATCTCATGGGAGTATCGCCCAAATGATATGATTATTGATGATACCAAATGCCCACCAGGAACGGATATTAATATTTATTTACCCGAAACAAAGGATTTAATTTTCACCAAGCAATAA
- a CDS encoding formimidoylglutamase, with the protein MDFEDFIISPRNFKTESWQIGNRITKDIKEDSIVLLFVSDYRGAGGDAEVQDFTAVRKEFYKLSQLDFEIPIVDLGDLVSGKSVQDTHYILQEVLSACHYKRALPVIVGGSNDFAFSLFSALNFHQKSINYTQISNIISLKQGEEINEYTFLGKIFGAKNFSIKNYHHLAYQKHLNEMDSVRLIKEVEFDIIRLAEMMNSTEKTEPFFRKADLVTVNCDAIESFSEPFSMNPQVNGLNRREICAYMKEIGLSENLKTIGIFNYNIYSENQLNHQLLAQMLWYLIEGINIQQSHPKERQYELFYVLIDDREFAFKRDTFSNLWYFGDDENIENCVPCSRKDFDDAKKGWLNARLTKF; encoded by the coding sequence ATGGATTTTGAAGACTTTATTATTTCACCAAGAAATTTTAAAACAGAAAGCTGGCAGATTGGAAACCGAATTACAAAAGATATAAAAGAAGACAGTATTGTTCTTTTATTTGTATCAGACTATAGAGGAGCGGGTGGTGATGCAGAGGTGCAGGATTTTACAGCAGTCAGAAAAGAATTTTACAAACTTTCACAATTGGATTTTGAGATTCCGATTGTGGATCTTGGCGATTTGGTTTCAGGAAAATCTGTGCAGGACACCCATTATATTTTACAGGAGGTTTTATCAGCTTGTCATTATAAAAGAGCACTTCCGGTAATTGTTGGTGGATCTAATGATTTTGCTTTTTCGCTGTTTTCAGCATTGAATTTCCATCAGAAAAGTATTAATTATACCCAAATCAGTAATATTATTTCCCTTAAACAAGGAGAAGAAATTAACGAATATACGTTTTTGGGGAAAATCTTCGGAGCGAAGAATTTTTCCATTAAAAATTATCATCATTTAGCCTATCAGAAGCACCTGAATGAAATGGATTCTGTACGTTTGATCAAAGAAGTGGAATTTGACATCATCCGTTTAGCTGAAATGATGAATTCCACTGAAAAAACAGAACCTTTCTTCAGAAAAGCTGACTTAGTGACGGTAAATTGTGATGCTATAGAAAGTTTCAGTGAACCATTCTCTATGAATCCGCAGGTAAATGGACTTAATAGGAGAGAGATTTGTGCCTACATGAAAGAAATCGGGCTAAGTGAAAACCTGAAAACAATAGGAATCTTTAATTATAATATCTATTCGGAAAATCAACTGAACCATCAGCTATTGGCACAAATGCTATGGTATCTGATCGAGGGGATTAATATTCAGCAGTCTCATCCCAAAGAAAGACAGTATGAATTGTTTTATGTTTTGATTGATGACAGAGAATTCGCATTTAAGCGTGATACTTTCAGTAATTTGTGGTATTTTGGTGACGATGAAAATATAGAAAACTGTGTTCCCTGCTCAAGAAAAGACTTTGATGATGCTAAAAAGGGCTGGTTGAATGCAAGACTGACGAAATTTTAA
- a CDS encoding exopolysaccharide transport family protein, which yields MIPGKDTAVGKSEAPKEKYGTFALFDLEHFLRRLLKNWYWFAFMFLIGYAISWVYSKYYAQNVYASDLSLSISNSTSSYFSPNQSINFIWGQGGNQDGVYLKKMLYSRSHNEYLVKELSLYVNYSTKGFVKSTYLDKDDSPVFLEIDKKHLQQVNYPITLLPKGNGSYEVVLPEEGQSSNLYSYEMEGFYNIKPYNRPANKIVRVNEWYNSPNLRFKLVQNPVTPNIKLDNIIINLVTINQGVNDIVSTIGVGFDKEINTIMIITKKGYNLNSTVNFLNKSVTELQKKRLEDKNIVNKNTTAYLQGSLDGIRKRLDSAAAVLNYLKTSEKLYNIKDRDEKSLETIKDLEAKKADFVSKITSLNNIKNTLQSQNFDKMIATNAAGFEDGYFSASVSELKALYAKRSELAQIYKPTSEPMKEVNRLINEAKTGSFNSLKNYYTKYYDEINKIDRQVADANTDLTSYPEKERKYLDAERGYSMIEATYNSLLTRQNESRLNVATNQSDVSVIDPAKNIGQGPVSPNIKMAKAGIIGGMLLLPILFILIGELLDNKIRNIKELLGVTKIPLLGVIGNNSSENMLTVLEQPKSSVSEAFRGIRANMRFLMNNDEQGKGKVILVTSSVGGEGKTYVSINLASVLGLSDKKTILLGMDLRKPKIFGDFNIDNKYGISNYLTGEVNIDQIINKTKIPNLDVATSGPIPPNPSELLMSRRNVKFIEELKEKYDFIIIDSPPVGLVADSYELMKYSDANIYVVRHEYTEKYMMKMVTEKYQNNEIEHLGLIYNDYNTKQGYGYGYGYGYGYGYGYFDEDKNYKEPLLIRIRNKVQIMFNKK from the coding sequence ATGATTCCAGGAAAAGATACCGCAGTAGGAAAAAGCGAAGCTCCAAAAGAGAAGTATGGGACTTTTGCATTATTTGATCTCGAACACTTTTTAAGAAGATTACTTAAAAACTGGTATTGGTTTGCTTTTATGTTCCTTATTGGCTATGCCATCTCTTGGGTGTATAGTAAATATTATGCACAGAATGTATATGCTTCAGACTTGTCTTTGAGTATTTCCAATAGTACTTCGAGCTATTTTAGCCCAAACCAATCCATTAACTTTATTTGGGGACAGGGTGGAAACCAGGATGGAGTGTATTTAAAGAAAATGCTTTACTCAAGATCTCATAACGAATATCTGGTTAAAGAATTAAGCCTTTATGTGAATTATTCTACCAAAGGATTTGTAAAGTCCACTTACCTGGATAAGGACGACTCTCCGGTTTTCCTTGAAATTGATAAAAAACACCTCCAGCAGGTTAATTATCCAATTACATTATTGCCTAAAGGTAATGGTTCTTATGAAGTCGTGTTACCAGAAGAAGGACAGTCTTCCAATTTATATAGTTATGAAATGGAAGGCTTTTACAATATCAAGCCTTACAATAGACCTGCCAATAAAATTGTTAGAGTTAATGAATGGTATAACTCTCCCAATTTAAGATTTAAACTGGTTCAGAATCCGGTTACCCCTAATATTAAACTGGATAATATTATTATTAATTTAGTAACTATAAATCAAGGTGTTAATGATATTGTATCTACCATAGGTGTTGGTTTTGATAAAGAAATCAATACAATTATGATTATTACTAAAAAAGGATATAATCTTAACAGTACAGTAAACTTCCTGAATAAATCGGTAACCGAGCTTCAGAAAAAAAGACTTGAAGATAAAAACATTGTTAATAAAAATACAACCGCTTATCTGCAGGGAAGTCTTGATGGAATACGTAAAAGACTTGATTCAGCTGCTGCTGTCCTGAACTATTTAAAAACATCAGAAAAACTTTACAATATTAAAGATAGAGATGAAAAATCTCTTGAAACAATAAAAGACCTTGAAGCCAAAAAAGCAGACTTTGTAAGTAAAATTACCTCTCTGAATAATATTAAAAATACACTTCAGTCTCAGAATTTTGATAAAATGATCGCTACAAATGCCGCTGGTTTTGAAGATGGATATTTCTCTGCTTCTGTAAGTGAACTTAAAGCTTTGTATGCAAAAAGATCAGAATTGGCTCAAATTTACAAGCCCACTTCCGAGCCAATGAAGGAAGTAAACAGGTTAATTAATGAAGCGAAGACAGGTTCTTTTAATAGTTTAAAAAACTACTACACCAAATATTATGATGAGATCAATAAAATTGATCGTCAGGTTGCAGATGCTAACACTGATTTAACATCTTATCCTGAAAAAGAAAGAAAATACCTAGATGCAGAAAGAGGCTATAGTATGATCGAAGCGACATACAATAGCTTGCTGACCAGACAAAATGAATCTCGTTTAAATGTAGCAACCAATCAGTCCGATGTAAGTGTAATTGACCCTGCTAAGAATATTGGCCAAGGACCTGTAAGCCCTAATATAAAAATGGCAAAAGCCGGAATAATTGGTGGAATGTTATTACTTCCAATACTATTTATCCTGATTGGCGAATTGCTTGATAATAAGATCAGAAACATTAAGGAGCTATTAGGAGTAACGAAGATTCCTCTTCTTGGAGTAATCGGAAACAACAGCAGTGAAAATATGCTTACTGTTCTGGAACAGCCTAAGTCTTCTGTTTCAGAAGCATTTAGAGGGATTAGAGCCAATATGAGATTCCTGATGAATAATGATGAACAGGGAAAAGGCAAAGTAATATTGGTGACCTCTTCAGTAGGTGGAGAAGGAAAAACTTACGTTTCTATTAACTTGGCATCCGTATTAGGATTAAGTGATAAGAAAACGATCCTTTTAGGTATGGATCTTAGAAAACCAAAAATCTTTGGGGATTTTAATATTGATAATAAATATGGTATTTCAAACTACCTTACCGGAGAAGTGAATATAGACCAGATTATTAATAAAACGAAAATTCCTAATCTGGATGTAGCGACTTCGGGTCCCATTCCTCCGAATCCTTCAGAATTGCTGATGAGCCGAAGAAATGTTAAGTTTATAGAAGAACTGAAAGAAAAATATGATTTCATTATTATAGATTCTCCGCCGGTAGGTCTGGTAGCAGATTCTTATGAACTAATGAAATATTCCGATGCGAATATATATGTGGTTCGTCACGAATACACAGAGAAGTACATGATGAAGATGGTTACTGAGAAATATCAAAATAATGAAATTGAACATTTAGGACTTATTTATAATGACTATAATACGAAGCAGGGATACGGGTACGGATATGGTTATGGCTACGGATATGGTTATGGATATTTTGATGAAGATAAAAATTACAAAGAACCGTTATTGATTAGAATACGGAACAAAGTGCAGATAATGTTTAATAAAAAATAG